TAGTTGCTCTTTTACTAAACGGGCAATATACAGGAGGATTTGTATCTCCATATTCAGTGGAAGGGGAAAATAAAGGAACAATAAGCCTTGGTAATGATTCAGCTGCTATATATGGTAAAAACGGTGCAAGACTTTCAAATACCGGAACTATAAGTGTAGGAGAATCTTCCGTGGGACTTTATGCACTAGGTTCAGGGGCAGATGTAAAAAATACCGGAACAATTAATATAGGTAAGAATTCCACTGGATTGTACCTAAGAGGCGGACAAGATATAGTAAATAATAATATTATAGCGGGTGCCGGTTCAGGATCAATCGGAATGTACACAGACAGTAATACCGGAATTGTGGAAAATAATAATGCTATAGACTTATCAGGAGATAAAGTAATAGGAATATATTCGGTAAACGGAACACAGAATATAGTAAATAACGGTACGATAAAAATCGGAAATTCAGGAAGCACTGATGATCCGGGAATTGGAATATATACAAAAAGTCTTACAGACACTATAGTAAATAACGGAACTATAGAAACAGGAACAAAAGCTCTGGGAATCTACAGTCTGGGAACTTCTGTAACTCAAAATGGTATAATAAAAGTCGGAGACGAAGGAACAGGTATATATAAAGAGCAGGGAATACTGGATATAAATAACGGTGCACAGATTTTAATAGGAAATAATGAAGCTGTGGGATTGTATGCGGTAAATAATGCAACTGTAAATATAAGACCTACAGCGGTAATGAGCATAGGATCGGGAAGTTACGGTACTATACTTGAAAACGGTTCTAGTTTATGGAATCAGGCTGCAGTGACACTATCGGATAACAGTATATTTACATATGGAAATAAAGCAAGTTCAATAATAAATGACGGTCAGATAAATATGACCGGCTCGGATAATACAGCTTTTTATATGGTAAAAGCTGGAAGTATACTGAATAATGCCAATATTACAGGCACTGCTGGAACAGGAAATATAGGAATATATAACAGAGGAATCTATGCTGTGGAAGAACTTCAGGGAGATCTTATGAAGCTGGAAGGTCTTCAGACTGAAGGAGTAATAATAAATGATGCTGATATTACATTGGGGAATTCAAATCTGATAGATATGGGCAATGGACAGAAAACAGGATATTCTGTGGGTATTTATGCCGAAGGTGCTACGGTGGAGAATAAAGCAGGAAGAACTATTACTGTGGGTGAAGACGGCGTAGGTATGTATGCGAAAGATGCATTTACTGCATCATATAACTATGGAACAATTATAGGTAACGGGAACAGAGCCATAGGAGTATTTGCAGATAATACGAGAGTAGAAAATCATGGTAAAATAATCATGACCGGTGATGATGTAATAGGAATGGCAGGAAGAAACGGGGCACAAATTTATAACGCTGCAAGCGGTGAAATATATGTTACGGGTAAAAATGTAACAGGAATTTATCTTGCAGGAGGAACGACAACAGTAGAAAATCACGGGAAAATCATAATAACCAATACAGGAGGCGCTGATGAAAACGGCGTAGGAATACGTTATACTTCTGACTTTAATACTTCAAACATAATTGGAGGAGCCGGGAATATAAGCGGAACAGGTTATGTGGAAACCGGATTTACTTCAAAAAGTTATGAGCTTCCGGAACTGCCTACATTAATAAACTCTGGAGAAATAATAATAGATGTAGCAAATAAATTCTCATATGAAAATATGAAAGTTATCGTAAAAGTAGATCCTTCTACGAATCAGGCTACTACAAATGCTTCAAGCCAGGTAGGTTTCGGAGGAAGTACAATACCGGACAAACTTGAGATAACACCTGATTTTTCCCAAGGAACTTCTGCTGACAGATATGTTCTTCAGAATATATTCAGAGGGCTTGACGGAAAAGGACAGTATATAAGCCAGTCGTTAACATGGGATGCTACAGGACAGGGGTCTGACATAGTTATGACAAGAATATCATATGATAAATTTACTGACGGACTTTGGTATGAAGACTTTGGAAGAATTCTTAATGAGAAATATGCGGGGCAGACAGGCGACGGATTAAAAGTATTTGATAAAATAGACATGATTCAGTCTGAGCCTGAATTCAGACACGCTATGGCAAGTCTTGCAGGAAATGTGTATGCGAACATAAATCAAAGAGAGGCAGATATAGCATCGATTTTCTCAAACTCAAATGATTTAATGCAAAATTCTGGAAATAACACAAAAGAAAACTTGAAAATAAATGTAATAGCCGGAAGAGGAAGAACAAATGAAGATACAGACGGAGTTGTACCTTATGACTATACTACAGCAGGTGTACTGGCTCTTAGAGAGGTGGAAAGAACTTACAGACACACATTCGGTTACTCGCTTGGGTATCTGCATACAGGATTTGAATTCAAAGATGATAACAAAAGTGAAGAATGGGTAGATACAATTCAGCTTGGTCTTCATAATAAATATGAGACAAACGGATGGAAACTGAGAAATGACCTTACAGGAAGAGTAAGTTTACATAATATAGACAGAAATATTGACTGGCCTTCACCTGTGGGCAGATCAGAAATGAACGGAACTTACGAAACATATTCGGTAACTTTGGATAATATTATCGGGAAAGAAATACCTGTAGGGAAGAAATTCAGCGTAACACCATACGGGGCATTCAAGGCAATGTATGTTACAAGACCGACATTCAGCGAAAGCGGACTTGAAAGGCTGGAAGTAGAAGGTAATGATGCATGGAGTGCAAAGCCGAGAGCAGGTGTAGAATTAAAAACATCTGTGCCTTTAGGGTCGAAATCTGCATGGGAACTGAAAGGAGCGCTTGACCTTGCTTATGAGTATGAACTGGCAGGATTAAACGAAAGGGAATATGCGAAACTTATTGCGGTGGAAGATGATTACCACAAGCTGTCAAAACCTGAAGAGGAAAAAGGAACTTTCAGGGCAAGGGCTTCTGTGGGAGTGGAAGTAACAGACAGATACGGAGTTTTTGTTACTGGTGAATACGGAGTAGGAAATAAAGATCAGGATGACTACAAAGTAGGGATAACACTTAAAGCTGTATTTTAGGATAAAAGCAAATAATTATAAAATAAAGAATACTGCAGTGAAATGAAAATTTTACTGCGGTATCTTTTAAAATTATAAAAAAAATTTTAGGAAATGAAAAACTGTAAAAGAGATATATAATCAAAAAAGGAGAATTGGATATGAACGGGAATATTGATTTACAACCAAATGAAATAATAGTGGAAAAAGTAAAAGGTGATATGTGGGATTTCGGGCAAAAGAGAGGAAGTTATATTTTTACAAATCAAAGGGTAGTATTTACTCCGTCATCTTTGATTGGTAAAGCCAAAAATGTGGAATTCTCATATAGTGAGATAGATACATTGAAAAAATGCGGGATTGGACCTATTTTACTGCCAATTCTTCCGTTTGGAATAAAGGTGGTAACAAAAGAAGGGAAAAAATATAAATTATCGCTGCTTAACAGAAATAAATGGTTTAATCTGATACAAAACAGCTAAAATTAAATAATATGATAAAATAAGCGGTGTACTGAAAAAATCAAGTACACCGCAGTTTTTTATTAATTTGTGATAATATAATTTTTATATTTTTCAATGTCGCTTTTACGACATTCAACAGTAATTTTTGTGCCGTTTTCTTCATGCTTTATGTCAAGAACAGAAGCATTTTCACTAAAATGTGATACTATTTCACCTTTGTTATACGGAATCAAAAATACAGCTTTCTCATAATTCTGAAAAATTTTCTCATAGATCTTTTCAAGAAGTAAATCCAGACCGATATCTTTTTTCGCAGAAATATAGATGGAATCTCCGTCATCTTCGGGAATTTCTTTTTCAGTGAGATCTGATTTGTTATAAACATATACAACCGGTACATCTTTTATTCCGACTTCAGCAAGAGTGGAATTAGTGGTTTCCATCATATTTTTGCAGTGAATGCTGGAATAGTCCACCACATGAATAAGCAGATCAGCCTCACGGACTTCCTCAAGAGTAGAACGGAAAGCCTTTATCAGATGATGGGGCAGATTACTCACAAATCCAACAGTATCAGTAAGAAGAAATTTCTTCTTATCTGGAAGTGTGATATTTCTGACACTAGTTTCAAGTGTGGCAAAAAGCATATCTTTTTCAAATACTTCCTTGCTTTCACCTTTATTAAATTTATTAACGAATTTATTCATAATAGTAGATTTTCCGGCATTAGTGTATCCTACAAGGGAAACAACGGGAATCTGATTCTTTTTACGCTGTTTACGCTGAATACTTCTCTCTTTGATTACATTTTCCAGTTCTTTATTAAGCAGCTGAATACGGTGTTTTATAGTTCTGTAATTGATCTCCAGCTTTGTTTCTCCGGCTCCTCGGTTGCTGGTACCGGAAGCACCGCTTTGCTGATCGAGCTTTTCATCACGGCTGGTACGCATTCTTGGAAGCTCATATTGAAGTCTTGCAATTTCTACCTGAAGCTTTGCTTCTTTGGTTTTAGCCCGCTTATAAAAAATATCCAGAATAAGCTGTGTTCTGTCTATGACTTCTACATCCAGAAGCTCTTCAAGGTTTCTTATCTGATACGGAGAGAGTTCATCATTAAATATAACCATGTCAACACCTGTCTCAGATGTAATATCTTTTAATTCATCAATTTTACCGCTGCCGAGATAATGTCCCGCATGTATTTTGTCAAGGCTCTGTACAAGTCTTTCAGTAACATTGATATTATTGGCATGAGCAAGATTTTCCAGCTCATCCATCATATAATCAAAGTCTTTTTGATTATTTATTTTTACTCCTATAATAATTGCATTTTTTGTCATATATTCCTCCTGATATTTTCACAAAAACCAGTTTCCCATTTCATTAATTTAGTCAAAAAACGGAAATCAATTCAGCAACTGAATATTTTTGAACAGATTATTGATTTATTTAACAGTATTATAAATTTAATGTAATAAAAAAAGATAGTCAGTAACTATCTAAAAATTTATAAAATAAATTGTACGCTATAAAAACAGGAGCGTAAATCATTCGCCGAAATTCGGATAGACTAAT
The Sebaldella sp. S0638 DNA segment above includes these coding regions:
- a CDS encoding PH domain-containing protein, which gives rise to MNGNIDLQPNEIIVEKVKGDMWDFGQKRGSYIFTNQRVVFTPSSLIGKAKNVEFSYSEIDTLKKCGIGPILLPILPFGIKVVTKEGKKYKLSLLNRNKWFNLIQNS
- the hflX gene encoding GTPase HflX, whose product is MTKNAIIIGVKINNQKDFDYMMDELENLAHANNINVTERLVQSLDKIHAGHYLGSGKIDELKDITSETGVDMVIFNDELSPYQIRNLEELLDVEVIDRTQLILDIFYKRAKTKEAKLQVEIARLQYELPRMRTSRDEKLDQQSGASGTSNRGAGETKLEINYRTIKHRIQLLNKELENVIKERSIQRKQRKKNQIPVVSLVGYTNAGKSTIMNKFVNKFNKGESKEVFEKDMLFATLETSVRNITLPDKKKFLLTDTVGFVSNLPHHLIKAFRSTLEEVREADLLIHVVDYSSIHCKNMMETTNSTLAEVGIKDVPVVYVYNKSDLTEKEIPEDDGDSIYISAKKDIGLDLLLEKIYEKIFQNYEKAVFLIPYNKGEIVSHFSENASVLDIKHEENGTKITVECRKSDIEKYKNYIITN